One Hypomesus transpacificus isolate Combined female chromosome 21, fHypTra1, whole genome shotgun sequence genomic window, CTTAAGCACATTATTACAGCACATCTGTGAGTAAGAGGGTGGCAAATTAGACACTAATTGCATTAACAGGGATTATGCCTTCcagtttcgttttttttcttctctttcaccGTTACATGAAACACTTTGttaagagaggagggagaagaaaaaaacgtgCAGAGGGAAAACAGCACGTTCGGCTGTGGTTTCGCTCTTTACGAGCTGCGGCTCCCTTCTCGCTCCAGGCTCGGCCATTCTGTGTACAACTAGTGGAAGGGGGTTATGcatcccaccccccctccccctcgccgtGGTAACGACCCGCCAATCCCAGCGGAACCTCCCacaatgtgtgtgcatggcaaCAATCTGAAGCCTGCGTTTTGTCCTATTACCCTATCACGTAATTACCTTTTCATTGGGGAGTGTACCCCCTACCTCCCACCCACTCCGTGTACAGTGATAaaagtgggagtgtgtgtgtgtgtgtggggggggggtggaattaGGACCTATGTTGCCTGCTAAATGATTGGAGTTCCATCCTGTTCGCTTCAGGATTTAGAAAAACCTGCTCACTCACACCCGCAAACCAAACATGTAAAGCACAAgcttacacatacatacagcacatacaaacacacacagaactccACCCTAAACCGGTCACCCATACACAAGCATGCTTATACAAACAgcagacatacacacgcatacacaaagGGCCTTATGAAGGAATTTATGAGGGCAAGTACTGTCCATAAACCTGAACTCGCTTCCTTTGAATGTATAAATCGGAAAAATGAAAAGTGCTAAGCTCCTCGCTCCACAAATCATTCCACTCAATGAACTGCACACACATCAGCCCCCCCACAATTCCCACTCCCCCTCAAAAAATGTTTCAGACTATCCAGGGTTAACAGTCCAAAATCTCAGACTCCTCCCtcgtcctctctttctcacaggtACCTGCGTTTCcactccgtccctccctcttccatcTGCTGCCTTCCTCGGTCGCCCCCAGTTTCAGCAGTGGGTCCTGGCAGACACCCTGACCCCCGCCAAGCCTGCCTGATTTAGCCTCTCCATGTATGGCGTGAAAATGGGTTCATAGCAAGTTTTCTCATTTTTCTATCTGTACCTCAGTACTTGGATAACTGACTCTACTTTTCATCTACGGCCAAACTCAGCCATGGCACGTATATGCCTGTGTCCAAGTACTGAGGCCAAATATATCCTCCCTTCCACAGCGTGTTTGTTCTTAGTTTTACTCCGACCAAGTTTTAAGCACTCCATTCTACGCTTCTTAGAATCACTGATAGAAAAGGGCCGACAAAATGTAAGCAAAACAGCGTTAGCTTTGACAGCCTCATGTCAAAACACCAGCATTTGGACCTGCATGCTTAGTCCAGTTTGACAACTTCCAAGAACCTCTTTCAGCTTCACAGAACTTCTTTCTCCAAGCACagaaatccaaaatggccgcACCTTGTTAACTCAAAATGTTAGTCTTGTCAGGACACCTTAAAAGATCCATGAACTGGCTTTCTGTGACATATCTGGACTGTAACAGAGGCCAAAGAGCACAACCTCATGCTTAAAATGTCCCCATAGGAGGGCATCaaaaaaggagggggggagggggttgtaaTGGTGATATGCCACTTTTCTCACCGTCAAGTGCTGGAAGAGCCACGCCCTCATGATGTTGGTAGCCACTTTAGGGAAGATCCCCCGCTTCTTGTTGTGCCGCTTGTCCTTGTCGGGGTCGTCGTCGTCCCCCGTGCTGGGAGAAGCCACCCCGTTGTCCAGGCAGTCACCTGTCCAAACCCAAAACAATGCATTGTGGGTGGTTGTGGATGTTCGAGTAGTTACAACACAGTAAAGAGTTTTAATGCCAAGGGAATCCTTTTCAATGTAATTGTGCTTATAGTATGTAAAACAGGGTCCTTTTGAAGTAAATTCAGGGGAGGGAGATTACTGCTAAAACCTGAAAAGCCGCAATTTtgactttctttttcttttttcccagCTTTGTGAAAAGGGAACACTTACAAATGTTTATTGATTCTGCAAGTAAGCTCTTCTAACCTGATTATTTATTTAGGTCTTCCAGAATACAGAGAAAGCTAGAAATCAGAGCAGAGTATGTATTTTGTATCGATTGTTGCAGAAGGTCCTCTCTTATATCTTCATTGAAAGGGAATCAGCAACTTGACTGAGGAAGGGAAGTCAGTTGTGGTCCATGTAGTCTATCTTCTACACATTACATGCATTTTAAATACTCATGACATACACCCAACCAGCCTTAAAAATAAAATCATTAACACatgaactcacacacaaacagcgtTGCTGCCATCTTTCCTTCCCCAAAGATATTCAAAACCAAACGGCCTAGTTTATTACTCTTGCTGTTTTGGGATTCACATCAATTATTTAGACTGATGTGTGTGGGTCAGAAATGGCATCCACCCAGAATCATGTCCAGTTCATTAAGAGAACCCATGCTGACCTTCAACCTGGTCAGCCAAGACATTTGCACTCCTCAACCAACTCTCAAGACTATTGCCAACAACTAGCTTTGTCAAGCCAACCAAAGCTATCAAAACGACTCcacaaaataaagtcatgaatTAACATTTTCACTAACAACCATACACATCCAGTCATTTTATTGCACCTTTTCCACACCTCCTCTGCCACTTTaatgagttttttttctttctggctTTTAACAGCGGACAGGCAAGGTTAGAGGTACGGTCTGAGGACACATGTGGCAGGAACTTTGGGGTCTGAATTAGCCTGTCAGTGGTGACTTCATTGAGACTCTCTCCAGTTTAGTTTTGGCTTTTCCTCCGTTGAAACCAGAGGCAAGATTTCTGTTGAGTGCCGGAGTCTGAAAAGGTGGAAATAATCATAAAAATGATGCTTAAGTCCATAAACAAGCTCTCAGCCTCATTAGGCAGAACCGTCGGTTCCCCTAGGCTGATTTATGcccacactctctcctcctttctgctTTTCACTTCTTCCTTTTCATTCTtctttcgctctttctctccatttgttttcctctccctcctcgccTCTTCTCTTGTCATCTCTTCTATTTCTCtgactgtacagtactgtacctccctcctctctctctctttcctctcattCTCCTCCCGTCTTCGtactctcctccctccgccttGGCGCCTCCCTATCTTTACCCTGTCACTCTCGCTTGTACTTTCCTTTCACTCAGTCAATCTATCTCTTtccccatcctcttcctctctgtcattCTACCGATGCTACAGGGAAACGAGGTGACTTTGGTCCAACCCGCTAATGGCTTGTGACAGGTCAACATCACGACACCCTGTGCACTGCAGTCAGGGGTTGATGTCGGGtcgaagaagagagaagaggatggtGGAAAGGgcgatgaggggggggggggactgaaaaTGTCACATCTTCTTCCAGATCCACCCATGTGTGAAGAGGTGCTGCCCGTGCGACAGAGTGGGAGAAaatggaaggagaaggaggggaagactTGGAGAGGCGCAGctggagagagtgacagaggaaGCTCTGCTACTGTGCGCTTTCCAACCTGGCTGACGAGAAAGTGAGGAGTTACAGAAGGaattgctcctcctcctccccaaaaCAACACTAAGCTTTGCTCAATACAACCTTGAAACTGCAGTCTAGTCAGTAGCCAGTAGCTATGCCAGACAAAGTGTTAGTTGCTccttctatctatctctctctccatctctctctcaccttctttctctctccttcggtctctgtctctctctctttttctatccaTTTGACCTCATTCCATTGTCACTTTTTTCGAATACAGTTCAATAGTGGGACTATCGCTCTCTCCCAACATCCAGACCCTGACCAAAAAAAAGGTCCACTCACACTTTTCCAAGACGCAAGTTATAAGTCAAGCTGTCAAAGCTCCGAGGAGAGCAGCTGCTGGCCTCCTCGATCGCAGAATGTTTCAGAAGTGTTTGCACAAAATTTTATTGGCCGTGGTCTAGTGCCTAtgctggagagagggcttttTTTGTTATTTCGCATCCACGCTTCTACCATGGACCATTGCTAGTTGGACCCGCCGCCCTACAGGAGGGGTCATGTGACCGCTGACcaattgaagagagagaggaagtgacctCGCTGGATAGGATGTAGGGCTTGTGGTCATTTCAAGCAACTGAGGAGAAATAAAACAGAAGAATGATTGAAGGGGCCGACTGTTTCTCATGCTGGCTGTTTGACGGCTCCTTGCTAACTGTTTCTCAGACCCTCATGCAGAAGAGCTTTTGtctccccccctacacacacacacacacaccccaccatgCAACCTGAGCAGAGGGTAAATGTGTGACTAAACTACAACCGTAGCTATAGCGATTAACTCTCTCTTCAAAAACTGTTTGCAGAGATGTTGTCCATCCTCCTATCTgttttcctcctttttcttttgtttgtctgtgtctgatATCGTCTCTGACTACAGTCTGTCATTTAGTTACAGGTGGGACACAGCATATCTCTTCAGTCACTATCAGGTGTTTCCTAAAACGTTGGGTGATTACGTCTCTGGAGGGGAACACAACCCGTCCAGTCACCCCACCTAAACTCAAGGCTATTAGTTTGGAAGCCACTGGTCATGCTTAATGAACTCAACGAGCCGAGGCTGACAAATTCCCTGCTCTACAGAAGCTTGACCAGCACAGGGCTTTTTCAAACTAATACCACAGAAAAGTGCTTTGAAACGCATACCAATAGGAAGGGAAAAGACAATAGTCGTGTTTGTGTTCTAGTGGGGCTTTGTTGAGGCAGTGTGACCATATTTGTATTTGGGAGTTTTAAGTACACAGATATCCCCAGGGAGGAGTCCACCCGTGGCGGCGCTAAACTGCAAATGTATGCGGGAGATAACAAGACCGTGCATACTTGTTTCCCTTGGCTTGCAAATGGTCCCAGTAATAGGTGATACACATCTGACTGAAACTGTTTGGACAGTGAGCAGGAGGCCACAAACCCAGAGTCCTCCGGAACGTAAAGCCGTCCAATAGGAAGAGAGGCCCCTTTTCAGTCTTGCCCTCACCCAACCATTAGGAATTAgagacgttgtgtgtgtgtgtgtgcgtgtgtttgtgtgcttgtgtgtgtgtgtgtgtgtgtgtgaatctgagtgtgtgttgtgtgtccatgtgtgtgtacccagcTCTGTTATTACTCTTTCCCCATGTCCAAATAAAAGAGGTGCAGAAGCTGGTACATAAATCGTCTCTCAGTCAACTAGAATATAATGCTCCCTTTCTTCCAGATCCTATCCTCGGTCTCAGCTTTGCCTCCACGTTTTCTGTCAACCCTCATCACTCACtctaccctctttctctctcctttctctttttcttttcagtGTAACATCCAATCCAAACTcaggaaaacatgacatgacCTTCAGGGGAGGCCCAATCCTCTTCCCTCTTGTCCTTTCCTTATTCCCCAAAGACCTGACAGTATTTGATAAGTCTACCTAAGACCAGTTGCACCTATCTTGTGGTTTCACCAATCAGAAACTCCCCTACCTTGCTCGCTGCTGTTGTCTCCGCTGTGTGACGTGTGGCCCCCGCTGGAGGGCCCCGGTGTCCCCGTGGACCGTATAGATGCCGCGTCATCGTGGTCTCTGCTCCACGAAATCTGGCCGGGGGTGCAAAATGGCCATCAGTCCCATTTGATTTTCAGAACCCTGTCCCTGTCATACATCCTCTTTGCCCAGTCAGCACAGGGCATAGCAAAATCAGAGCACTGTACATACTGAATAGTGTAAATTGTGGAACCCACTGTACTATCAGAGCCTTCAGCTAACTGTCATGAGAAGTGGTATTATATGTGACACAATGTAATGCAATAAAAAGTATTGTTTATATGCGAGCCAATTCCCGAATTCTGTGATACTaacaaaacattaaaatgttaacataggATTGTATGTTTCATTACTTCTTTTGATCCTGTTCAAGTAGGTTGAGACTGACCGTACATAAAAAGACAATATTTAAACTGTTCCATTTTGCAACTTTCCAACCTATACATTTATTCTTTGGAAGATTTTTTTCCCCAGAGAACATCTTCATGGCCAACACATGAGAATGACACTAGCAATGAAGGGACATACATCGTTATATTGCAACATGACTATGCTATAAAAACTAAACAGACAAAGGTTACTTGCTTACTTACTAAGTCCCCTTTGCAAACAAAGGCTAAATGTGGAGAGCTTAAAATATTTGTGACCGATGGTACTTATACAATACGTGAAACAGATAGAATCCGCTTTGAGTTGCACATGAGCTTGTTACTGCTCTCTGTTTTGAGATGTGTTGCTACATTCAGGTCAGCGTGCCCCTTTAGTTGTAATTGTCTTTGACCACCCATTGAATAATGACTTCTCTTTggaaagtaaaaaaagaaagacacaaGAAATATATATCATGCATTGTGCTGCATACCAAGGGAATGCAGTAAGCGGTAGTAATGTAGAACATATGCTCAGAACGCAAATAGTTAAAGCTGCAAACTTCAACATGAGAGGTTCCCAAAAAATAAGGAAGAATAAGAGTGTACGTGTTTGCGGGGGAATGGGGAGTGTGCATGTAtgcgttcatgtgtgtgtaaattatAAAATAGAAACCAacccaggagagagaaagaaggtacAGCTAGCACAGAGAGcgaacccacccccccccacacacacacacacacaccctccaacctgcacccccaccacccttaTCCAGTATTATAGTCCCTAAACACCCCCATTTCACAGAGGTGTGGAATTATGTGTGAAAGCTGCACACTGTTGGGTTGGGGGGTGGCCTGGGTTCTAAGTGCCCCTCCTGTTAGGGTTGGTGTCGGATCAAGGACTCAGATGTggaagggagagcagagaggtcaTTCAACTGGTCATTGcaacaggacagtacagtacatatctATGGCTATCAATGGGCTATTCAGCACAATCAATTTAAATGTGAACAGTATGGATACAATTAAATCACGGATCACTGTGCATACTAGAGAGGTATCAATATTGCAGGCGATTTTACAATTCCATTTGTCAAGTGCATGTCATCCCAAATGGCCAGatgaaatgtatgcaaattagAGTGTGCATGTATGATAAATACATCTGTAATGAATTATGAAATTATACCACTAAATAGTACAGAATGTTCCCAACATTGTTTCACTGAGTGTTGCTTTGAGAAAAGTAAATTGGACACTCAAAACGTAATAGTCATCAAAGCTACTTGTTTGAAATGGAACACCAAAACGAGTCTTGTGCCACTTGACACTAAGCTACTTAAATGTATACTTGTTGCTTTGGTGAATAAATAGTTAAATGGTTAACAAGTCACTATGGCTGACATGGCACTTTAAGGAAGTAGGGGCGATGTATATTCAACACCTAAAGGCTTGCTGGAAGGGTGCAGCGTGATTTTAGAACTGGCTCGGTTGCATTCACATGAAAACGGAGACGACTTGACTTTTCACCTCTTGTTCATTCGTGATAGAAGAGAATGTCTTTCGCAACACATGCACATCACAGAAGAATGAACACAATAACCCagttagaaagaaagaaacatatATAAGGCCAAATAGGTGAAATTTAAGGCCTGTATTAATAAGATTGTTTGCATGACGTTAGAAATATATTCATGATGCATAATCACAGACTACACATTTTCTTTACAGAACGAAAATTGTTACTTTAGTAACTATGAATATCTAAGTAAGGGAAGCCTATATCTTTCGTCTGAAAGTGTCGACGAAAGATATAGGCTACAGGCAACGTAAGTATTCACGTAATTATTCTTAGCCTACCAATGATACGTGCGGTGCAAATTACTTGGCTATTCCTCATTTTCGATACAGCGAACCGACATTGtattattgataaaaaaaataattccaACATCAGTCACCTGGACAAATGTCTTCGATTGTctataaaaaacacaaaaacaaaatcaccTGTCTCTTTACTGACTGTGaaatgatggggggggggggggggggggggagttgctcTCGCTTACCTGATCAAGATTTCCAGATGATCTAGTAAAATCTTCAGTGTCTGATTTATTTCCATCTCTGTCATCTATGACCAAATCAATGGGCATTTTTCCTTTCAAGCAGCTGATGTATCGATGACAGAAATTGTCGCATAGCTCGTGAACCTACAAAATAACACAACCAATCTTTAGAAATTAATCAATAATTGATCTGGCAACATAATTTATTTAGTAATATACCTTTTcatgttttaaaatgtgttaATCTCTCCTGATATAAATAGCAATCAGTGTTACTCTGATTGCCTATAGACTATATTTTGGTTAATGTCGCTTTGGGTCAAAAACAAAGGGTGTCAGAGCTTTGTATAAAAAATATGATTCAGTTATTAATAACCTTTATACAGCCTTCGTGTTTTACTTGGTCACTTGCTCGGAAATATGGGAACCATTCTGACAATGTTACAACATTTTGGCTAATCTTCTGCTCTCTCAGCAGCGAACATGTTTATGTTAAATTTAGGCTTTAAAAGCCTACTGTAAACTaagatagcctactgtagcccATCAGATTTAGCATCACAATCAGTCACGCTTGTTATGATAAATTATAGCCTACCTTCTCAAGTTCGAGCAGATGAAACCGTAAAACTTGAATTGCCTGTATcatctgaaaatgaaaaataagCGACGCGTTTAAAACATTGCCGATGATAGAATATTATTAAAGTATGATTGGTACTtacacttgtgtgtttgtgtgtgaatggtgtgtgtgagtcattgCTTGTGGCGAATAACGTTTGTCAGCAGAAAATTAATAACATTTGTAAAAGTTAACAATATTTTGATACAGCAGCCTATGGTTATCGTTTGATTAAAATGTGTTCGGTAAAACAATGCTCAAAATACTTTCTTCTACCAGAAAGAATAGAACGTACCAAATTATCCAATTCTGGATTTGACGAAAATAAAGGCTTCTCCGATCGAATCTGAAATCAAATGTGTGAGTTTACAAGTTCAAGTTTGAGTGTCATAAAATTATTATTTTACTTTCATACTGACATAAAAATAACTGAACAAAGGATTTCACAAGTAAGCTACGTTTAGGCCTATCACACAACGCATGCACATTTTCTACATTTAATAACACAATTTCAAAACAAGCAGCCTAAGTTGGCAACATAGAAAAAGAATCAAACCTGTTTTGAAAAGACTGCTATATCCTCATTGAAAGACTCCGAGGAACATACATCGCCTCCAGCGACCCCAGTTTCTCTCGGTGTGCAAGTTGCTAATTCACATTTTTCAAAAATCAGTGCTAGAAGTGGGAAAAGGGGGTGCCTAAATGGAGAGATGGAGTCAATTGAGTTGACTGCAGGTTTGGAGGCGTTACAAGTCGGTACTCATTTAAATCCGTAGGTAGCCTGAAAAGTTGACATTGTTCTTTGTCCAAACTCACATTCTTGAATTGCCCTATTGTAAGGTATTCAAATACTTTTCTAAACTTAACTTAAACATGTTTCAGACCAATTCATCAAATCTGCTGTAGAAATGGGCCCATACTTGTCTGTTATTTTACATGCACAGTTTCAAGGAACAAACCAACTATTTtaactttaattttttttttttaattggcaAAGAACTGATAACGGGCCTCTATCTACAATTCACAAATTAATTAAACCAGCATAATCGAAAACAATCTGACATTCGAAATGGAAATGTCTAAGATAATTGGCTGTGGTTTATACTTTTAAAACTAGTGCAGGGGGGTAGGctcatacaatacaacaaccgaCAAGCAGGTCACGTGTTACAGCCTAAAGCCTAGGCTAGTTAATAGTACAGCTCAAAACGGCTCCATATTTCATGATATTTATGCCTGAATCAAATAGGCCTATATGAGACATTTACTACACAACAGTTTATAATTGCAATTGCAACTGCAGAGCAGTAGCATGAGTTTCCCCAAGTCTGAGAACTCATTGGACTCTCTCTAAAACGTCATCACTCCCATTTGTGGTTGTTAATGTCCCTTATGACCATACATTTTACTCCGGCAGTAAAGTAAACGTACCCGTAAATGGCATCTTTGTCTCTTTTTATAGCGTCGTTGACGGAGGAGCCCATACTGGGCGGTATGGCGTtggcgtgtgtggtgtgcgGGTACTGGTGGGAATGGAACTGAGGCCCGTGGTTCAAGTGAACCGCCTGCATGGACCGTGCCGCGTGAGGGTCCCCGTACATCGTAGAAGGAATCCCTACTCCGTCCATTCCATAATGGGGAAGGTCTTCATACTGAGTCAGAGACAAGGCAATATGAAAACCAATTTTGTGCTGATATTCCCAACTTTACGAAATAACAAGATAGGCCTATGTGTAGGCTATCACAAAAACAGGGGGGTATGAGATTGTTTTTTTAAAGTTCAAGTCTATGTTGGCCTCTGGAATTGTGCCACGTTTAAAATACAAGTGGCTAGTTGAATGATAATTAACAGTCTAAATAGTCTATTAATAGTCTATTAGAAAGACAAACGCAGTGCATTAAATAGGTTACGTGTTAATATGCA contains:
- the meis1a gene encoding homeobox protein Meis1a, whose translation is MAQRYEDLPHYGMDGVGIPSTMYGDPHAARSMQAVHLNHGPQFHSHQYPHTTHANAIPPSMGSSVNDAIKRDKDAIYGHPLFPLLALIFEKCELATCTPRETGVAGGDVCSSESFNEDIAVFSKQIRSEKPLFSSNPELDNLMIQAIQVLRFHLLELEKVHELCDNFCHRYISCLKGKMPIDLVIDDRDGNKSDTEDFTRSSGNLDQISWSRDHDDAASIRSTGTPGPSSGGHTSHSGDNSSEQGDCLDNGVASPSTGDDDDPDKDKRHNKKRGIFPKVATNIMRAWLFQHLTHPYPSEEQKKQLAQDTGLTILQVNNWFINARRRIVQPMIDQSNRAVSQGGPYTPDGQPMGGFVMDGQTHMGIRPPGSMGGMGMGMGVEGQWHYM